In Yersinia enterocolitica subsp. enterocolitica, one DNA window encodes the following:
- the tauC gene encoding taurine ABC transporter permease TauC: MSLHSTLRDASLRPQTTSSPAPEAVSPAPLNAKRPVRRLPATKGLWLSIATLVSVVVLWWVVTALGLISPLFLPAPQQVLHQLLVIASPQGFMDATLWQHLAASLGRILIALLAAVALGVPTGIAMGLSSTVRGVLDPLIEIYRPVPPLAYLPLMVIWFGIGETSKILLIYLAIFAPITLAAVAGVRSVAQVRVRAARALGASRWQVLWFVILPSALPEILTGIRIGLGVGWSTLVAAELIAATRGLGFMVQSAGEFLATDVVIAGISVIAIIAFGMELSLRAIQRRLTPWYGAQQ; the protein is encoded by the coding sequence ATGAGCCTGCACAGCACATTGCGCGACGCCAGTTTACGCCCGCAAACCACCTCGTCACCTGCGCCTGAGGCCGTGAGCCCAGCGCCCTTGAACGCTAAGAGGCCTGTACGCCGTTTACCGGCGACGAAAGGATTGTGGCTCAGTATCGCCACTTTGGTGAGTGTGGTGGTGCTGTGGTGGGTAGTCACTGCGCTTGGGCTTATCAGCCCGTTATTTCTACCCGCGCCGCAACAGGTTCTGCATCAGTTACTGGTGATTGCCAGCCCACAGGGCTTTATGGATGCCACGTTATGGCAACATTTGGCCGCCAGTTTGGGGCGTATTTTAATTGCACTGTTAGCCGCCGTAGCTCTCGGTGTCCCCACCGGAATTGCTATGGGGCTGAGCAGCACAGTGCGTGGCGTGCTGGATCCGCTTATTGAGATTTATCGCCCGGTGCCACCGCTGGCCTATCTGCCGCTGATGGTGATTTGGTTTGGTATTGGCGAAACGTCAAAAATCTTGCTGATTTATCTGGCCATATTCGCGCCGATCACTTTGGCCGCTGTGGCCGGAGTGCGCAGTGTGGCACAGGTACGAGTGAGAGCGGCACGCGCATTGGGTGCCAGCCGCTGGCAGGTTTTATGGTTTGTTATTTTGCCCAGCGCATTACCGGAGATTTTAACCGGCATTCGCATTGGGCTGGGTGTCGGTTGGTCAACATTGGTGGCGGCTGAGTTAATCGCTGCGACTCGTGGATTGGGCTTTATGGTGCAATCGGCTGGAGAATTTCTCGCCACCGACGTAGTGATTGCGGGCATCAGTGTGATTGCCATTATCGCTTTTGGCATGGAATTAAGTTTGCGGGCAATTCAACGCCGGTTAACACCTTGGTATGGAGCACAGCAATGA
- the tauA gene encoding taurine ABC transporter substrate-binding protein, which produces MTITFSSVSLANAARGIWRSGGALLALSLVATCAHAVDVTVAYQTSAEPAKVAQADNSFAKLSGAKVDWRKFDSGSSVVRALASGDVQIGNIGSSPLAVAASQNVPIEVFLLASQLGSSEALVVKKEIKTPQDLIGKRIAVPFISTTHYSLLAALKHWGIKPDQVTILNLQPPAIAAAWQRGDIDGAYVWAPAVNELAKTGTVLTDSAQVGQWGAPTLDVWVVRKDFAQAHPEVVTAFARSALAAQGAYLAQPDQWLKNPEHLSQLSRLSGVPPEQVPELVKGNTYLSVADQITQLGQPVDQAIRDTAAFLKQQGKIPQVASDYRDFVTDRFVKDVQATPQS; this is translated from the coding sequence ATGACGATAACCTTTTCTTCTGTAAGTCTTGCCAACGCAGCACGCGGCATCTGGCGATCGGGTGGGGCGCTGTTGGCTCTGTCATTGGTGGCGACCTGCGCACATGCTGTTGATGTGACCGTGGCCTATCAAACCTCTGCGGAACCGGCCAAGGTCGCGCAAGCGGATAACAGCTTTGCCAAGCTTTCCGGTGCCAAGGTGGATTGGCGCAAATTTGATAGCGGCTCCAGTGTGGTCAGAGCGCTTGCTTCGGGTGATGTGCAGATTGGTAATATCGGCTCCAGCCCACTGGCTGTTGCGGCCAGTCAGAATGTCCCGATTGAGGTTTTCTTGTTGGCCTCGCAACTGGGCAGCTCTGAAGCATTAGTGGTCAAAAAAGAGATCAAAACTCCGCAGGATTTAATTGGTAAACGCATTGCCGTGCCGTTTATCTCTACCACCCATTACAGCCTACTGGCCGCTCTGAAGCATTGGGGTATCAAGCCGGATCAGGTCACTATTCTGAACTTACAGCCACCCGCTATCGCTGCCGCCTGGCAACGTGGTGATATTGATGGCGCGTATGTTTGGGCTCCTGCTGTCAACGAATTAGCCAAAACCGGTACTGTCCTGACTGACTCCGCGCAAGTGGGGCAATGGGGCGCGCCAACCCTGGATGTTTGGGTGGTACGCAAGGACTTCGCTCAGGCCCATCCTGAAGTGGTGACCGCCTTTGCCCGCAGTGCATTGGCCGCTCAAGGGGCTTATTTGGCGCAACCGGATCAATGGCTTAAAAACCCAGAGCATCTGAGCCAGCTTTCGCGCTTAAGCGGTGTTCCGCCAGAGCAAGTGCCAGAACTGGTGAAAGGCAACACCTACTTGTCAGTAGCCGATCAGATAACCCAATTGGGCCAGCCGGTGGATCAAGCTATCCGTGATACCGCTGCGTTCCTCAAACAGCAGGGTAAGATCCCGCAGGTTGCCAGTGATTATCGTGATTTCGTCACTGACCGCTTTGTGAAAGATGTTCAGGCGACCCCACAGTCCTAG
- the kefB gene encoding glutathione-regulated potassium-efflux system protein KefB has product MEGSALLTAILLFLFAAVVAVPIAQRLGIGAVLGYLIAGIAIGPWGLGFIRDVDEILHFSELGVVFLMFIIGLELNPAKLWQLRRSIFGVGAGQVVITATVLGALLYFTQFAWQAAVIGGIGLAMSSTAMALQLMREKGMNRNEGGQLGFSVLLFQDMAVIPALALIPILAGGGGAANDWVKIGIKVAAFAGMLIGGRYLLRPLFRYIVASGVREVFTAAALLVVLGSALFMDALGLSMALGTFIAGILLAESEFQHELEIAIEPFKGLLLGLFFISVGMALNLGVLFTHLLDVLLGVLALVFIKGTVLYGLARTFGLRRSVRLQFAGVLSQGGEFAFVLFSAAFSQHVLNAEQLALLLVVVTLSMMTTPLLMQGIDRILVRRYNAQEESDEKPFVEDNDPQVIIVGFGRFGQVIGRLLMANKMRITVLERDVSAVSVMRKYGYKVYYGDATELELLRAAGAEKAKAIVITCNEPEDTMTLVHLCQQHFPNLHILARARGRVEAHELLQNGVKDFTRETFSSALELGRKTLLGLGMHPHQAYRAQQHFRRLDMRMLRELVPQHHGDVAQISRVKEARRELEDIFQREMLHESRQLDGWDEYE; this is encoded by the coding sequence ATGGAAGGCTCGGCGCTACTGACCGCGATTTTATTATTTCTATTTGCCGCTGTGGTGGCGGTTCCTATTGCGCAGCGCCTGGGGATCGGTGCGGTATTGGGTTATCTGATAGCCGGTATCGCCATCGGCCCGTGGGGGTTAGGGTTTATTCGTGATGTCGACGAAATCCTCCACTTCTCCGAATTAGGTGTTGTCTTCCTGATGTTTATCATTGGCCTGGAGTTGAATCCGGCCAAACTTTGGCAGTTGCGGCGCTCTATTTTTGGTGTCGGTGCAGGTCAGGTGGTAATAACCGCGACAGTATTAGGGGCACTGCTCTATTTCACCCAATTTGCCTGGCAAGCCGCAGTGATTGGTGGTATCGGTTTGGCCATGTCGTCAACGGCAATGGCATTGCAGCTGATGCGCGAAAAAGGGATGAACCGCAATGAAGGCGGTCAGCTCGGCTTCTCGGTCTTACTATTCCAGGATATGGCGGTTATTCCGGCTTTGGCACTGATTCCTATTTTGGCTGGTGGCGGTGGAGCTGCTAATGATTGGGTCAAAATTGGTATTAAAGTTGCGGCTTTTGCCGGAATGTTGATTGGTGGCCGATATTTGCTGCGCCCGTTGTTTCGTTACATTGTGGCCTCAGGCGTGCGCGAGGTTTTCACTGCTGCGGCCTTGCTGGTGGTATTAGGTTCGGCACTGTTTATGGATGCTTTGGGCTTATCTATGGCGTTGGGGACATTTATCGCGGGTATCTTATTAGCGGAAAGTGAATTCCAGCATGAACTGGAAATCGCTATCGAACCCTTTAAGGGCTTGCTGCTCGGGCTATTTTTCATCTCAGTCGGGATGGCCTTGAATCTTGGTGTTCTGTTTACTCACCTGCTCGATGTTCTGTTAGGCGTTTTGGCGCTGGTCTTTATCAAAGGCACGGTGCTGTATGGCCTGGCGCGGACATTTGGTTTGCGCCGATCAGTACGGCTGCAATTTGCCGGGGTGCTGAGTCAGGGCGGTGAATTCGCTTTCGTCTTATTCTCTGCGGCATTTTCTCAACATGTTTTAAATGCCGAACAACTGGCGTTGTTGCTGGTGGTGGTCACTCTGTCAATGATGACCACGCCGTTATTGATGCAGGGTATCGACCGTATTTTGGTGCGACGTTACAACGCGCAAGAGGAGAGCGACGAGAAACCCTTTGTTGAAGACAATGATCCACAGGTGATTATTGTGGGCTTTGGGCGCTTTGGTCAGGTGATTGGCCGCTTACTGATGGCGAACAAAATGCGCATTACCGTGTTGGAGCGCGATGTCAGTGCGGTCAGTGTGATGCGCAAATACGGCTATAAAGTTTACTATGGCGATGCTACTGAGTTGGAACTGCTGCGCGCTGCGGGGGCAGAAAAGGCCAAAGCCATTGTTATCACCTGTAATGAGCCGGAAGATACCATGACGCTCGTACATTTGTGCCAGCAACATTTCCCTAATTTGCATATTCTGGCCCGAGCCAGAGGGCGTGTTGAAGCCCATGAATTGCTGCAAAATGGGGTCAAAGACTTTACGCGCGAAACCTTCTCCAGTGCGCTGGAACTGGGGCGTAAAACATTGCTGGGATTAGGCATGCACCCCCATCAGGCCTATCGCGCGCAGCAACATTTTCGGCGGCTCGATATGCGAATGTTGCGTGAACTGGTGCCGCAGCATCATGGCGATGTGGCGCAAATTTCCAGAGTTAAAGAAGCCCGCCGTGAACTGGAAGATATTTTCCAACGAGAAATGCTGCATGAAAGTCGGCAGTTAGATGGCTGGGATGAATACGAATAA
- the tauD gene encoding taurine dioxygenase, translating into MNERLVVTPLGPHIGALIENVNIARPLGDSQFEQLYHALLKHQVLFFRNQPITPLQQRDLAGRFGDLHIHPVYPHAKECEEIIVLDTHDNNPPDNDNWHTDVTFIETPPLGAILAAKQLPSTGGDTLWSSGIAAYEALSAPFKQLLAGLQAEHDFTHSFPEHKHRATPEEHQRWLLAKEKNPPLLHPVVRTHPVSGRQALFVNEGFTTRIVDLSEKESDALLRFLFAHATKPEFQVRWRWQPDDVAIWDNRVTQHYANADYLPQRRVMHRATILGDKPVFRP; encoded by the coding sequence ATGAATGAACGTTTGGTAGTGACGCCATTGGGACCGCATATTGGCGCTCTGATTGAGAATGTGAATATCGCCCGCCCGTTGGGGGATAGCCAGTTTGAGCAGCTTTATCATGCCTTGCTCAAGCATCAAGTCCTGTTTTTCCGCAATCAACCGATTACCCCGTTACAGCAACGCGATTTAGCCGGGCGCTTTGGTGATTTACATATTCATCCGGTTTATCCTCACGCGAAAGAGTGTGAAGAGATTATTGTTTTAGATACGCACGATAATAATCCGCCGGATAATGATAATTGGCACACTGACGTCACTTTTATCGAGACGCCTCCTTTAGGTGCGATTCTGGCTGCGAAGCAATTGCCGAGCACTGGCGGTGATACCTTATGGAGCAGCGGGATTGCCGCTTATGAAGCCCTTTCAGCGCCGTTTAAACAGCTTTTAGCTGGGCTACAGGCCGAGCACGATTTCACCCATTCTTTCCCCGAGCATAAGCACCGTGCAACGCCAGAAGAGCATCAGCGCTGGTTGCTGGCAAAAGAGAAGAATCCGCCATTGCTCCATCCGGTAGTGCGTACTCATCCGGTGAGTGGGCGTCAGGCATTATTTGTTAATGAAGGATTCACCACCAGAATAGTGGATCTGAGTGAGAAAGAGAGCGATGCGCTACTGCGTTTTCTGTTTGCACATGCCACCAAACCGGAGTTTCAGGTGCGCTGGCGCTGGCAACCGGATGACGTGGCTATCTGGGATAACCGCGTCACCCAACACTATGCCAATGCCGATTATCTGCCGCAGCGGCGAGTGATGCACCGCGCGACGATTCTCGGCGATAAGCCAGTATTTCGGCCTTGA
- a CDS encoding glycosyltransferase family 9 protein produces the protein MQRILVIRIDFLGDMVCTTALLHALKQRWPAAEIHVLANKYNQAVLAHNPDITAVHTYIYSKQCERNQQSGRIKALVNRLALIRRLRRLHFDLLIIPNGGINKNSIQFAKLLGATDCRWHTTESEFDDRNPDHVTNRPIRHEALSGFALVPELGPVDIDALQLHIYPDPQLQAKWQIALGEKKRPRVGLFISNKAPQRRWSLEKWQQLAQKLSDQVDIVVLYDPTDPPSKEQLAAFQGRCLFTPGVDEFVAAISLLDMVISADSSPVHVSSALQIPVVALFESRPEKYLRWYPLVHHVLLHAGPQVEDITVDAVENAARSLLSEK, from the coding sequence ATGCAGCGCATTTTGGTTATCCGGATAGATTTCCTTGGTGATATGGTCTGTACCACAGCGTTGTTGCATGCACTCAAGCAACGTTGGCCTGCAGCAGAAATTCATGTATTAGCGAACAAATACAATCAGGCAGTCTTGGCTCATAACCCTGATATTACTGCGGTTCACACCTATATTTACAGTAAACAATGTGAAAGGAATCAGCAGTCTGGCAGAATTAAGGCGCTCGTTAACCGTCTGGCACTGATTCGGCGATTACGGCGATTGCACTTTGATCTGCTGATTATTCCAAATGGCGGCATCAACAAAAACAGCATTCAGTTCGCCAAACTACTGGGTGCTACGGATTGTCGCTGGCATACCACTGAAAGTGAGTTCGACGATCGCAATCCTGACCATGTTACCAACCGGCCAATACGCCATGAGGCACTCTCAGGTTTCGCGCTGGTACCTGAATTAGGGCCAGTTGATATCGACGCATTGCAACTGCACATCTATCCAGATCCACAATTGCAGGCTAAATGGCAGATAGCATTAGGTGAGAAAAAGCGGCCACGGGTTGGCTTGTTCATTTCCAACAAAGCGCCACAACGCCGCTGGAGTTTGGAGAAATGGCAACAATTGGCGCAAAAACTCAGTGATCAGGTTGATATCGTCGTGTTGTATGACCCAACAGACCCACCAAGCAAAGAACAGTTGGCCGCTTTTCAGGGCCGTTGCCTATTCACCCCCGGCGTCGATGAGTTTGTTGCAGCCATAAGTCTGCTGGATATGGTTATTTCAGCCGATAGTTCACCAGTACATGTCAGCTCTGCATTGCAGATACCGGTGGTCGCGCTGTTTGAATCACGGCCAGAAAAGTACTTGCGCTGGTACCCTTTGGTTCACCATGTCTTGTTGCATGCCGGGCCGCAAGTTGAAGACATCACGGTCGATGCCGTCGAAAATGCAGCCCGTTCATTGTTGAGCGAAAAATAA
- a CDS encoding hydrolase, whose translation MHEIFRPLAGASNPHLQTLLPRLVRRRVQLQPFWQRLELPDGDFVDLAWSENPELARDKPRVVLFHGLEGNFYSPYAHGLLRAWQDKGWLGVVMHFRGCSGEPNRKSRIYHSGETEDARFFLRWLRECYGQVPTAAVGVSLGGNMLALYLAEQGQESLLEAAVVVSAPLMLEPCANRMEQGFSRVYQRYLLNQLKLNATRKLLYYPDSLPLDLPQLKGLRRIKEFDDVITARIHGFNDALDYYRRCSALPLLPQITTPLLIIHAKDDPFMTAEVIPNLHQLPDNIDYQLTEHGGHVGFVSGSLKHPQMWLEQRIPAWLSPYLEQQS comes from the coding sequence ATGCATGAAATATTTCGCCCGCTGGCCGGTGCCAGCAATCCACATCTGCAAACGCTGCTGCCACGGCTGGTCAGGCGGAGGGTGCAACTGCAACCTTTTTGGCAACGGCTGGAATTGCCCGATGGGGATTTTGTCGATCTGGCCTGGAGTGAAAACCCCGAGCTGGCACGGGATAAACCCAGAGTGGTGCTATTCCACGGGCTGGAAGGGAATTTTTACAGCCCCTATGCCCACGGTTTGCTGCGCGCCTGGCAAGACAAAGGGTGGCTGGGTGTGGTGATGCATTTTCGCGGATGCAGTGGCGAGCCAAATCGTAAGTCACGCATTTATCACTCCGGTGAAACAGAAGATGCGCGCTTTTTTCTGCGTTGGTTGCGGGAATGCTATGGTCAGGTGCCCACTGCAGCGGTTGGTGTCTCTTTGGGCGGCAATATGCTGGCGCTCTATTTGGCTGAGCAAGGGCAAGAGAGCTTATTAGAGGCAGCCGTGGTGGTTTCTGCACCACTGATGCTGGAGCCTTGCGCCAACCGCATGGAACAAGGTTTCTCGCGTGTCTATCAGCGCTATTTGTTAAATCAACTCAAATTGAATGCCACCCGCAAGCTATTGTATTACCCCGATAGCCTGCCTTTAGATCTGCCTCAACTGAAAGGCCTGCGGCGAATCAAAGAGTTTGATGATGTCATCACGGCGAGAATACATGGCTTCAATGATGCACTGGATTACTATCGCCGTTGCAGCGCTTTACCGCTATTGCCGCAAATTACAACGCCACTGCTTATCATTCATGCCAAAGATGACCCGTTTATGACCGCTGAAGTTATCCCGAATCTACACCAGTTACCGGACAATATTGATTATCAGCTCACTGAGCACGGCGGCCACGTCGGTTTTGTCAGTGGCTCGTTAAAACATCCACAAATGTGGTTGGAACAACGTATTCCAGCCTGGCTTTCCCCTTATTTGGAGCAACAATCATGA
- the tauB gene encoding taurine ABC transporter ATP-binding subunit: protein MLNVSGLWAEYQGKPALQDVSLQIASGQLVVVLGPSGCGKTTLLNLIAGFMEPSAGNITLDDIPVHGPSAERGVVFQHEGLLPWRDVVSNVEFGLQLAGLSKQQRRTIALKMLNRVGLAGFEHHYIWQLSGGMRQRVGIARALAVDPRLLLLDEPFGALDAFTREQMQELLLSIWRDTGKQILLITHDIEEAVFLASELLLLSPGPGQVVERLSLNFGQRYADGEACRSIKSDPEFIARREYVLGKVFQQREALI from the coding sequence ATGTTAAATGTCAGTGGCCTGTGGGCTGAATATCAGGGCAAACCTGCCTTACAGGATGTGTCACTACAAATCGCATCCGGACAGTTGGTCGTGGTATTGGGGCCATCAGGCTGTGGCAAAACTACATTGTTGAATTTGATTGCCGGATTTATGGAGCCTTCAGCTGGCAACATCACTCTGGATGATATTCCGGTTCATGGCCCGAGTGCCGAACGGGGAGTGGTGTTCCAGCATGAGGGTTTACTGCCGTGGCGCGATGTGGTCAGCAATGTCGAGTTTGGCTTACAACTGGCTGGTTTGAGCAAGCAACAGCGGCGGACAATCGCACTGAAAATGCTTAATCGGGTCGGGTTAGCCGGTTTTGAACATCACTACATTTGGCAGCTTTCTGGAGGGATGCGCCAGCGAGTGGGGATTGCCCGAGCGCTGGCGGTGGATCCGCGCTTATTACTGCTAGATGAACCGTTTGGTGCGCTCGATGCTTTTACTCGTGAACAGATGCAAGAGTTGCTGCTGTCTATTTGGCGTGACACCGGCAAACAAATTTTACTGATTACCCACGATATCGAAGAAGCGGTATTTCTGGCCAGCGAGCTGCTATTGCTGTCGCCGGGGCCGGGGCAGGTGGTCGAGCGATTATCGCTAAACTTTGGTCAGCGCTATGCCGATGGCGAAGCTTGCCGCAGCATTAAGTCTGATCCTGAATTTATCGCCCGCCGCGAATATGTGCTGGGTAAAGTCTTCCAACAGCGGGAGGCCCTGATATGA
- a CDS encoding PhzF family phenazine biosynthesis protein: protein MAYNYFHVDAFIGTGLSGNPAGVYLLKKPLSTAQMQSIAAEINLPETSFVWDEGDKSAIRWFTPEREVDLCGHGTLAAAHVMFNVVNPGLHDICFRSASGDLHVKRDTDNFSRLSLDFPALPPEKIAIAAELKALLGIDIQQVWQAKSLLVVLESEQQVRQLQPDLVALIAYTGRGVIVTALGDEVDFVSRYFTLSSNEDPVTGSAHCTLMPYWVARLGKTSLHARQISARGGELFCTLAGERTFISGASRIFLKGELSLLT, encoded by the coding sequence ATGGCTTATAACTATTTTCATGTGGATGCGTTTATCGGCACAGGGTTATCCGGTAACCCTGCTGGAGTGTATTTACTGAAAAAACCGCTGTCGACAGCACAGATGCAAAGTATCGCTGCGGAAATCAATTTGCCGGAAACCAGCTTTGTCTGGGACGAAGGGGATAAATCGGCAATCCGTTGGTTTACCCCAGAGCGTGAAGTGGATTTATGCGGCCACGGCACCCTGGCGGCGGCACATGTGATGTTCAACGTGGTTAACCCCGGTTTGCACGATATCTGTTTTCGTAGCGCCAGTGGCGATTTACATGTCAAGCGCGACACTGATAACTTTAGCCGACTATCACTGGATTTCCCTGCATTGCCCCCAGAGAAGATTGCGATTGCGGCTGAACTAAAGGCACTGCTTGGCATCGATATTCAGCAGGTATGGCAGGCAAAATCCCTGCTGGTGGTGCTGGAGAGTGAGCAACAAGTACGTCAATTACAGCCGGATCTGGTAGCGCTGATTGCTTATACCGGCCGAGGTGTGATTGTGACCGCGCTGGGTGATGAGGTCGATTTTGTTTCGCGCTACTTTACCCTGAGCAGCAATGAAGATCCGGTTACCGGCTCAGCTCATTGCACCTTAATGCCATATTGGGTGGCGCGGTTGGGTAAAACATCGTTGCATGCCCGCCAGATATCCGCGCGCGGTGGTGAGTTATTCTGCACCTTAGCCGGGGAGCGCACTTTTATTTCAGGCGCATCCCGCATTTTCCTTAAAGGCGAATTATCCCTTCTTACTTGA
- a CDS encoding ABC transporter ATP-binding protein — MIVFSSLQIRRGTRVLLDNATATINPGQKVGLVGKNGCGKSTLLALLKGELSADGGNATFPSNWALAWVNQETPALDVPAIEYVIDGDREYRQLEAELQAANEKNDGHAIATVHGKLDAIHAWTIQSRAASLLHGLGFSQESLQQPVRSFSGGWRMRLNLAQALICRSDLLLLDEPTNHLDLDAVIWLEKWLKNYSGTLVLISHDRDFLDPIIDKILHIEQQTLNEYTGNYSSFERQRATKLSQQQSMYQHQQEKVAHLQSYIDRFRAQATKAKQAQSRIKMLERMELIAPAHVDNPFHFSFRTPESLPDPLLRMDKVSAGYGDRTILESIKLNLVPGSRIGLLGRNGAGKSTLIKLLAGTLEPQSGEIGLSKGIKLGYFAQHQLEFLRADESPLQHMSRLAPKEPEQQLRDYLGGYGFQGDQVTDPTARFSGGEKARLVLALIIWQRPNLLLLDEPTNHLDLDMRQALTEALIDFEGALVVVSHDRHLLRSTTDDLYLVHDGKVEQFDGDLEDYQQFLVDLQRQQSQQDNPAKELSGNSAQQRKDQKRRDAEFRSQTQPLRKQIMTLEKQMDKLGSELATIEERLADSALYDISRKADLTQCLQQQTQVKSKLEETEMQWLDAQEQLENLTKLFEAG, encoded by the coding sequence ATGATTGTTTTTTCCTCGCTACAAATTCGACGTGGTACTCGCGTCTTGCTGGATAATGCAACAGCAACGATTAACCCTGGGCAAAAGGTCGGGCTGGTCGGTAAAAACGGCTGTGGTAAATCTACGCTGCTGGCGTTGCTCAAAGGCGAACTGAGCGCCGATGGCGGTAATGCTACTTTTCCCAGTAACTGGGCACTGGCTTGGGTCAACCAAGAAACCCCTGCACTGGATGTGCCGGCGATAGAGTATGTTATCGACGGTGACCGTGAATATCGCCAATTGGAGGCCGAACTTCAGGCCGCCAATGAAAAAAATGATGGTCATGCCATTGCAACCGTGCACGGCAAGCTCGATGCCATCCACGCCTGGACCATTCAATCCCGTGCTGCCAGTTTGCTACACGGATTGGGGTTTTCTCAAGAAAGTTTACAGCAGCCTGTGCGCTCATTTTCAGGTGGTTGGCGAATGCGCCTTAACCTGGCACAAGCACTGATTTGTCGCTCCGATTTATTGTTACTGGATGAACCGACCAACCACTTGGATTTGGACGCCGTGATCTGGCTGGAAAAATGGTTGAAAAACTACTCCGGCACACTGGTGTTGATTTCCCATGACCGCGATTTCCTTGATCCTATTATCGATAAAATTCTGCATATTGAACAGCAGACGCTGAATGAATACACAGGTAACTATTCATCCTTTGAACGTCAGCGCGCCACCAAACTGTCACAGCAACAATCGATGTATCAGCATCAACAAGAGAAAGTTGCGCATCTGCAAAGTTACATTGACCGCTTCCGTGCCCAGGCGACCAAAGCCAAGCAGGCCCAAAGTCGCATTAAAATGTTGGAACGGATGGAACTGATTGCTCCGGCACATGTAGATAACCCATTTCATTTCAGTTTCCGCACGCCAGAGAGCTTGCCTGACCCACTGTTACGCATGGACAAAGTCAGTGCTGGTTATGGCGATCGTACGATTTTAGAGTCCATTAAGCTCAATCTGGTGCCTGGCTCACGCATTGGTTTGTTAGGCCGCAACGGAGCGGGTAAATCCACCCTGATCAAGCTGCTAGCCGGAACATTGGAACCACAAAGTGGTGAAATCGGCCTGTCCAAAGGGATTAAATTGGGTTACTTCGCCCAGCATCAGCTTGAATTCTTACGAGCAGATGAATCTCCGCTACAACATATGAGCCGCCTGGCCCCCAAAGAACCGGAGCAACAGCTACGTGATTATCTGGGGGGTTACGGTTTTCAGGGCGATCAGGTTACCGACCCAACTGCCCGCTTCTCCGGTGGTGAAAAGGCGCGTCTGGTGTTGGCTCTGATCATCTGGCAGCGCCCTAACCTGCTGCTGCTGGATGAACCGACCAACCATCTGGATCTTGATATGCGCCAGGCATTGACCGAAGCCTTAATTGATTTCGAAGGTGCATTGGTGGTGGTGTCCCATGATCGTCACTTATTACGTTCTACTACTGATGACCTTTATCTGGTACACGATGGTAAAGTAGAGCAGTTCGACGGTGATCTGGAAGATTATCAACAGTTTCTGGTGGATCTACAGCGCCAGCAAAGCCAACAGGATAATCCAGCCAAAGAGTTGTCCGGCAACAGTGCGCAGCAGCGCAAAGACCAAAAACGCCGTGATGCTGAGTTCCGCAGCCAAACCCAGCCATTGCGTAAGCAAATCATGACGCTGGAAAAACAGATGGATAAGCTCGGCAGCGAGCTGGCAACAATCGAAGAGCGATTGGCAGATTCAGCCCTCTACGATATTTCCCGCAAGGCTGATTTAACCCAGTGTCTGCAACAGCAAACACAAGTGAAATCCAAGCTGGAAGAGACTGAAATGCAGTGGCTAGATGCGCAAGAGCAGTTGGAGAATCTCACCAAGCTGTTTGAAGCGGGGTAA
- a CDS encoding LysE family translocator produces MELSLFLSMVGFLWVAAITPGPNNMLLTSAGANFGFMRSIWLMLGIMLGMQSMLLLVAFGVGGLILIYPSLHLVLKILGSLYLLWLAWKIATSAYEKLETNVVPPKPLRLYQGWLLQFLNPKAWLMGLGSVASFSMAGAAYNHSILMISLGMFMVNLVAGIIWLGFGALIGRLLRSRRAWFTFNIAMGLLTAACVLLIWH; encoded by the coding sequence ATGGAACTGAGTTTATTTCTTTCAATGGTAGGTTTTCTCTGGGTTGCCGCTATCACCCCCGGCCCAAACAATATGCTGTTAACTTCAGCTGGGGCCAATTTTGGTTTTATGCGATCTATCTGGTTGATGTTAGGCATTATGTTAGGCATGCAAAGCATGCTATTGCTGGTGGCGTTTGGTGTCGGTGGCCTGATTCTGATTTACCCCTCCTTGCACTTAGTTCTGAAAATCCTGGGTAGTCTTTATCTGCTATGGCTGGCATGGAAAATTGCCACTTCGGCCTATGAAAAATTAGAAACCAATGTTGTTCCACCAAAACCGCTGCGTTTGTATCAAGGGTGGTTATTGCAGTTCCTTAACCCAAAAGCCTGGTTGATGGGATTAGGGTCAGTTGCCAGCTTCAGCATGGCAGGGGCGGCCTATAATCATTCGATCTTAATGATCAGTCTTGGCATGTTTATGGTGAATCTGGTGGCCGGTATCATTTGGCTGGGTTTTGGAGCATTGATCGGCCGTCTGTTACGCAGTCGCCGGGCATGGTTTACCTTTAATATTGCAATGGGCTTGCTGACGGCGGCCTGTGTGCTGCTTATTTGGCATTGA